In one Pangasianodon hypophthalmus isolate fPanHyp1 chromosome 22, fPanHyp1.pri, whole genome shotgun sequence genomic region, the following are encoded:
- the LOC113532711 gene encoding inactive phospholipase C-like protein 2 isoform X1, giving the protein MAEFTEKPGSGGGCADTQRELTGSGSSSVSVSNGDCGLAPELTGSAGADNASDCKPGIPRKASIIKDGSRQRKERKKTVSFSSMPTEKKISSASDCINAMVDGSELRKVRSNSRVYYRYFLLDADMQSLRWEPSKKESDKAKIDVKSIKEVRTGKNTDTFRTNGVYDQISEDCAFSIIYGENYESLDLVANTADVANIWVTGLRYLISYGKHTLNMIESSQNNLRSSWLGELFDEADVSSSKSISLCTAVQLTKKLNPGLKNVKIELKLKELHKAKDKIGCDVTKEEFVEIYHDLCTRPEIYFLLVQFSSNKEFLDTKDLMIFLEAEQGMAQVSEDTSLEVIQRYEPSKEGQLKGWLSLDGFTNYLMSSDCHIFDPEHKTVCQDMNQPLSHYYINSSHNTYLIEDQFRGPSDITGYIRALKMGCRSVELDVWDGPDNEPVIYTGHTMTSQIVFRNVIDVINKYAFVASEFPLILCLENHCSIKQQKVMFQHLKKILGDKIHTDSPKPDDSYLPSPNDLKGKILLKGKKLGSTCTSLEGEVTDEDEGAEMSQRMNIEGGEQQTVTQAKKFQLSKDLSDLVTLCKSIQFKDFQTSFQNQKHWELCSFNEVFASRCASDFPGEFVNYNKKFLARVYPSPMRIDSSNMNPQDFWKCGCQIVAMNYQTPGLMMDLNIGWFRQNGNCGYVLRPAIMREQVSYFSANTKDSVPGVSPQLLHIKIISGQNFPKPKGSGAKGDVVDPYVYVEIHGIPADCAEQRTKTVHQNGDNPLFDESFEFQINLPELAMVRFVVLDDDYIGDEFIGQYTIPFECLQPGFRHIPLQSLTGEVLPHAWLFVHVAITNRRGGGKPHKRGLSVRKGKRSREYATMRILLIKAVDEVFKSAIQPLREGTDLRENMQNSIASFKELCGLSAVANLKQCILALSSRLTGADNNPLVLFNLKEQYPSMEAQGLLPEVLKKVLAAYELMIQTSRTLLENSDGVYERILQVQKAAMEFHENLHDMAVKEGLKGRKLHKAVESFTWNITILKGQADLLKHARAEVMENLKQVHYAALTCNLAKGATLSSSESRSRRSLGAIPEKASGGEDVSDDEEN; this is encoded by the exons GATGGGTCAAGGCAGCGCAAGGAGCGAAAGAAGACCGTCTCCTTCAGCAGCATGCCCACGGAAAAGAAGATTAGCAGTGCTAGTGACTGCATTAATGCCATGGTGGACGGTTCCGAATTGAGGAAAGTGCGGTCCAATTCCAGAGTTTACTATCGATACTTTCTGCTCGATGCAGACATGCAGTCTCTCAGGTGGGAGCCATCGAAAAAGGAGTCAGATAAAGCAAAAATTGATGTGAAGTCCATTAAGGAAGTGCGAACTGGTAAGAATACGGACACTTTCAGGACCAATGGTGTTTATGATCAGATTTCAGAAGACTGTGCATTCTCAATTATTTATGGAGAGAACTATGAGTCTCTGGATTTAGTTGCAAACACAGCTGATGTAGCTAACATTTGGGTGACGGGGCTCAGGTATCTGATATCCTATGGGAAACATACCCTGAACATGATTGAAAGTAGTCAGAACAACCTGCGCTCTTCCTGGCTCGGGGAGCTCTTCGATGAGGCCGATGTTAGCAGCAGCAAAAGTATAAGTCTTTGTACTGCTGTACAGCTGACCAAAAAATTGAATCCTGgactgaaaaatgtaaaaatagaaCTCAAACTCAAAGAGCTGCATAAAGCAAAAGACAAAATTGGGTGTGATGTTACAAAGGAAGAATTTGTTGAGATCTATCATGATCTTTGCACAAGACCGGAAATATATTTCTTGCTTGTTCAGTTTTCAAGCAACAAAGAATTTCTTGATACCAAGGACTTGATGATCTTTTTAGAGGCAGAACAAGGCATGGCTCAGGTGAGTGAAGACACAAGCTTAGAGGTTATTCAGAGGTATGAACCGTCAAAAGAGGGGCAGCTCAAGGGCTGGCTGTCATTAGACGGATTTACAAACTACCTTATGTCCAGCGACTGCCACATTTTTGATCCAGAACACAAGACAGTATGCCAAGACATGAATCAGCCTTTGTCGCACTATTACATTAACTCGTCTCACAATACCTACCTAATTGAGGACCAGTTCCGGGGTCCCTCGGACATCACAGGGTACATCCGTGCATTGAAAATGGGATGTAGAAGTGTAGAGCTTGATGTTTGGGATGGACCTGACAATGAGCCAGTAATTTACACTGGTCATACCATGACGTCGCAGATTGTCTTCCGCAATGTCATCGACGTTATAAACAAATACGCCTTTGTAGCATCTGAATTTCCTCTGATTCTGTGTTTGGAGAATCACTGTTCCATAAAGCAGCAGAAAGTAATGTTTCAACATCTCAAAAAAATCCTTGGGGACAAAATTCACACTGATTCACCCAAACCTGACGACAGCTACCTTCCCTCCCCCAATGACTTGAAAGGCAAGATTCTTTTGAAAGGAAAGAAGCTAGGGAGCACCTGCACAAGCTTAGAGGGTGAAGTGACTGATGAGGACGAAGGGGCAGAAATGTCTCAACGAATGAACATTGAAGGAGGGGAACAGCAGACTGTTACTCAAGCTAAAAAGTTTCAGCTCTCCAAAGACCTCTCTGACCTGGTGACCTTGTGTAAATCTATTCAGTTTAAAGACTTTCAGACATCATTCCAGAACCAGAAGCATTGGGAGCTTTGCTCTTTCAATGAGGTGTTTGCTAGCAGGTGCGCTAGTGATTTTCCTGGTGAATTTGTAAATTACAATAAGAAGTTTCTTGCTAGGGTTTACCCTAGTCCAATGCGAATTGACTCAAGCAATATGAACCCTCAGGACTTTTGGAAGTGCGGTTGCCAAATAGTTGCAATGAATTACCAAACTCCAGGTCTGATGATGGACCTGAACATTGGCTGGTTCAGGCAAAATGGCAACTGTGGCTATGTCCTTCGTCCAGCCATAATGAGGGAGCAGGTGTCTTATTTTAGTGCAAATACTAAAGATTCAGTGCCCGGAGTATCTCCACAACTCCTTCACATAAAGATCATCAGTGGACAAAATTTCCCCAAACCCAAAGGCTCAGGTGCCAAAGGTGATGTCGTAGACCCTTATGTATATGTCGAGATCCACGGCATCCCTGCTGATTGTGCCGAACAAAGGACTAAAACCGTCCATCAGAATGGAGACAACCCCCTTTTTGACGAGAGCTTCGAGTTTCAGATTAACCTTCCTGAGTTAGCGATGGTACGCTTTGTTGTTCTGGACGACGATTACATTGGGGATGAATTTATTGGTCAGTACACTATTCCTTTCGAGTGTCTACAGCCAGGATTTCGCCATATTCCCCTTCAGTCATTAACGGGTGAGGTGCTTCCTCATGCCTGGTTGTTTGTCCATGTGGCCATTACCAATCGACGTGGCGGGGGAAAGCCCCACAAAAGAGGGCTGTCTGTCCGCAAAGGCAAAAGGAGTCGGGAGTACGCCACCATGAGGATACTGCTCATCAAGGCGGTTGATGAGGTTTTTAAGAGTGCCATACAGCCGCTTCGAGAAGGAACTGACCTCAGAGAGAACATGCAG AACTCTATAGCATCGTTTAAAGAGCTGTGTGGTTTGTCAGCGGTGGCCAATCTGAAACAGTGCATCCTGGCTCTGTCATCTCGTCTCACGGGTGCCGACAACAACCCACTTGTGCTGTTCAACCTGAAGGAGCAGTACCCCAGCATGGAGGCCCAGGGGCTGCTGCCTGAAGTCTTAAAGAAGGTGCTCGCTGCGTATGAGTTG aTGATCCAGACGAGTAGGACGCTGCTGGAGAACTCGGACGGCGTCTACGAGAGGATACTCCAAGTGCAGAAAGCAG CTATGGAGTTCCATGAGAATCTTCATGACATGGCGGTGAAGGAGGGTCTGAAAGGCAGGAAGCTCCACAAGGCAGTGGAGAGTTTCACCTGGAACATAACTATTCTAAAG GGTCAGGCGGACCTGCTGAAGCACGCGCGGGCCGAGGTGATGGAGAACCTGAAGCAGGTGCATTACGCTGCACTCACCTGCAACCTTGCCAAAGGGGCAACGTTGTCCAGCTCCGAGTCCAGATCTCGCCGCAGCCTGGGAGCCATTCCAGAGAAGGCGTCAGGAGGGGAGGACGTCAGCGATGATGAGGAGAACTAA
- the LOC113532711 gene encoding inactive phospholipase C-like protein 2 isoform X2: protein MAEFTEKPGSGGGCADTQRELTGSGSSSVSVSNGDCGLAPELTGSAGADNASDCKPGIPRKASIIKDGSRQRKERKKTVSFSSMPTEKKISSASDCINAMVDGSELRKVRSNSRVYYRYFLLDADMQSLRWEPSKKESDKAKIDVKSIKEVRTGKNTDTFRTNGVYDQISEDCAFSIIYGENYESLDLVANTADVANIWVTGLRYLISYGKHTLNMIESSQNNLRSSWLGELFDEADVSSSKSISLCTAVQLTKKLNPGLKNVKIELKLKELHKAKDKIGCDVTKEEFVEIYHDLCTRPEIYFLLVQFSSNKEFLDTKDLMIFLEAEQGMAQVSEDTSLEVIQRYEPSKEGQLKGWLSLDGFTNYLMSSDCHIFDPEHKTVCQDMNQPLSHYYINSSHNTYLIEDQFRGPSDITGYIRALKMGCRSVELDVWDGPDNEPVIYTGHTMTSQIVFRNVIDVINKYAFVASEFPLILCLENHCSIKQQKVMFQHLKKILGDKIHTDSPKPDDSYLPSPNDLKGKILLKGKKLGSTCTSLEGEVTDEDEGAEMSQRMNIEGGEQQTVTQAKKFQLSKDLSDLVTLCKSIQFKDFQTSFQNQKHWELCSFNEVFASRCASDFPGEFVNYNKKFLARVYPSPMRIDSSNMNPQDFWKCGCQIVAMNYQTPGLMMDLNIGWFRQNGNCGYVLRPAIMREQVSYFSANTKDSVPGVSPQLLHIKIISGQNFPKPKGSGAKGDVVDPYVYVEIHGIPADCAEQRTKTVHQNGDNPLFDESFEFQINLPELAMVRFVVLDDDYIGDEFIGQYTIPFECLQPGFRHIPLQSLTGEVLPHAWLFVHVAITNRRGGGKPHKRGLSVRKGKRSREYATMRILLIKAVDEVFKSAIQPLREGTDLRENMQNSIASFKELCGLSAVANLKQCILALSSRLTGADNNPLVLFNLKEQYPSMEAQGLLPEVLKKVLAAYELMIQTSRTLLENSDGVYERILQVQKAAMEFHENLHDMAVKEGLKGRKLHKAVESFTWNITILKGYTFWMSRVPRLQYAT from the exons GATGGGTCAAGGCAGCGCAAGGAGCGAAAGAAGACCGTCTCCTTCAGCAGCATGCCCACGGAAAAGAAGATTAGCAGTGCTAGTGACTGCATTAATGCCATGGTGGACGGTTCCGAATTGAGGAAAGTGCGGTCCAATTCCAGAGTTTACTATCGATACTTTCTGCTCGATGCAGACATGCAGTCTCTCAGGTGGGAGCCATCGAAAAAGGAGTCAGATAAAGCAAAAATTGATGTGAAGTCCATTAAGGAAGTGCGAACTGGTAAGAATACGGACACTTTCAGGACCAATGGTGTTTATGATCAGATTTCAGAAGACTGTGCATTCTCAATTATTTATGGAGAGAACTATGAGTCTCTGGATTTAGTTGCAAACACAGCTGATGTAGCTAACATTTGGGTGACGGGGCTCAGGTATCTGATATCCTATGGGAAACATACCCTGAACATGATTGAAAGTAGTCAGAACAACCTGCGCTCTTCCTGGCTCGGGGAGCTCTTCGATGAGGCCGATGTTAGCAGCAGCAAAAGTATAAGTCTTTGTACTGCTGTACAGCTGACCAAAAAATTGAATCCTGgactgaaaaatgtaaaaatagaaCTCAAACTCAAAGAGCTGCATAAAGCAAAAGACAAAATTGGGTGTGATGTTACAAAGGAAGAATTTGTTGAGATCTATCATGATCTTTGCACAAGACCGGAAATATATTTCTTGCTTGTTCAGTTTTCAAGCAACAAAGAATTTCTTGATACCAAGGACTTGATGATCTTTTTAGAGGCAGAACAAGGCATGGCTCAGGTGAGTGAAGACACAAGCTTAGAGGTTATTCAGAGGTATGAACCGTCAAAAGAGGGGCAGCTCAAGGGCTGGCTGTCATTAGACGGATTTACAAACTACCTTATGTCCAGCGACTGCCACATTTTTGATCCAGAACACAAGACAGTATGCCAAGACATGAATCAGCCTTTGTCGCACTATTACATTAACTCGTCTCACAATACCTACCTAATTGAGGACCAGTTCCGGGGTCCCTCGGACATCACAGGGTACATCCGTGCATTGAAAATGGGATGTAGAAGTGTAGAGCTTGATGTTTGGGATGGACCTGACAATGAGCCAGTAATTTACACTGGTCATACCATGACGTCGCAGATTGTCTTCCGCAATGTCATCGACGTTATAAACAAATACGCCTTTGTAGCATCTGAATTTCCTCTGATTCTGTGTTTGGAGAATCACTGTTCCATAAAGCAGCAGAAAGTAATGTTTCAACATCTCAAAAAAATCCTTGGGGACAAAATTCACACTGATTCACCCAAACCTGACGACAGCTACCTTCCCTCCCCCAATGACTTGAAAGGCAAGATTCTTTTGAAAGGAAAGAAGCTAGGGAGCACCTGCACAAGCTTAGAGGGTGAAGTGACTGATGAGGACGAAGGGGCAGAAATGTCTCAACGAATGAACATTGAAGGAGGGGAACAGCAGACTGTTACTCAAGCTAAAAAGTTTCAGCTCTCCAAAGACCTCTCTGACCTGGTGACCTTGTGTAAATCTATTCAGTTTAAAGACTTTCAGACATCATTCCAGAACCAGAAGCATTGGGAGCTTTGCTCTTTCAATGAGGTGTTTGCTAGCAGGTGCGCTAGTGATTTTCCTGGTGAATTTGTAAATTACAATAAGAAGTTTCTTGCTAGGGTTTACCCTAGTCCAATGCGAATTGACTCAAGCAATATGAACCCTCAGGACTTTTGGAAGTGCGGTTGCCAAATAGTTGCAATGAATTACCAAACTCCAGGTCTGATGATGGACCTGAACATTGGCTGGTTCAGGCAAAATGGCAACTGTGGCTATGTCCTTCGTCCAGCCATAATGAGGGAGCAGGTGTCTTATTTTAGTGCAAATACTAAAGATTCAGTGCCCGGAGTATCTCCACAACTCCTTCACATAAAGATCATCAGTGGACAAAATTTCCCCAAACCCAAAGGCTCAGGTGCCAAAGGTGATGTCGTAGACCCTTATGTATATGTCGAGATCCACGGCATCCCTGCTGATTGTGCCGAACAAAGGACTAAAACCGTCCATCAGAATGGAGACAACCCCCTTTTTGACGAGAGCTTCGAGTTTCAGATTAACCTTCCTGAGTTAGCGATGGTACGCTTTGTTGTTCTGGACGACGATTACATTGGGGATGAATTTATTGGTCAGTACACTATTCCTTTCGAGTGTCTACAGCCAGGATTTCGCCATATTCCCCTTCAGTCATTAACGGGTGAGGTGCTTCCTCATGCCTGGTTGTTTGTCCATGTGGCCATTACCAATCGACGTGGCGGGGGAAAGCCCCACAAAAGAGGGCTGTCTGTCCGCAAAGGCAAAAGGAGTCGGGAGTACGCCACCATGAGGATACTGCTCATCAAGGCGGTTGATGAGGTTTTTAAGAGTGCCATACAGCCGCTTCGAGAAGGAACTGACCTCAGAGAGAACATGCAG AACTCTATAGCATCGTTTAAAGAGCTGTGTGGTTTGTCAGCGGTGGCCAATCTGAAACAGTGCATCCTGGCTCTGTCATCTCGTCTCACGGGTGCCGACAACAACCCACTTGTGCTGTTCAACCTGAAGGAGCAGTACCCCAGCATGGAGGCCCAGGGGCTGCTGCCTGAAGTCTTAAAGAAGGTGCTCGCTGCGTATGAGTTG aTGATCCAGACGAGTAGGACGCTGCTGGAGAACTCGGACGGCGTCTACGAGAGGATACTCCAAGTGCAGAAAGCAG CTATGGAGTTCCATGAGAATCTTCATGACATGGCGGTGAAGGAGGGTCTGAAAGGCAGGAAGCTCCACAAGGCAGTGGAGAGTTTCACCTGGAACATAACTATTCTAAAG GGCTACACATTCTGGATGTCACGGGTACCTCGCCTGCAATACGCCACCTGA